A genomic stretch from Pochonia chlamydosporia 170 chromosome 4, whole genome shotgun sequence includes:
- a CDS encoding multidrug resistance protein 3 (similar to Aspergillus terreus NIH2624 XP_001208711.1), translating to MAASQEHRSNERERAVLDRQLNGLPIEDKEKSKRNVLAYATASDKVILSVSSVCAVFAGALNPLVPVIYGLLVAVFNGFEAGTVSGQELRSKISTFSLYYVYLSIGLFVFTYIATVGYYYSGERITRALRTAYLSAILRQNIAFFDLLGPGEVTNRIMSDMGTVQEAVTSKLSVLLSAVATFCAAFIVAFVMYWKTALIMSPFFVAMLASASIGGAYAVKYHKGAMELYSQASSIAEEGISAIRQVTAFGIQRVLLERYMSVLRQAEKTDNKAETTVAALIAWMNTMPCLLYALSFWAGSKYLIKDEISVAGITATTLAVTIGSFAIIRIAPSVQSLTSGVAIAGAVLKSIARKSPQDPLGEDGDKPEKVVGDIHFNNVNLVYPSRDDVKILNDLTLACPAMKKTAIVGSSGGGKSSVLGLIERFYEPTAGSVSLDGRDVQSLNLRWLRRQIALVDQNPVLFNASIFDNIKYGCSEILSQLSEDEIRQRVIGAATEAYAHDFISSLPDGYDTQVGEKGLQLSGGQRQRVAIARALIKDPKILLLDEATSALDSKSEAAVQVALDAASQHRTTIIVAHRLSTIRNADNIIVLAEGRVVEQGKHEELIAQDGLYAALVDKQQVEDATVTASDASDHLSIEEIKESAMIDTPGEHDEKAGLAGNRVYGSTPREAARATRKDARRPPSAKQTLAFIARVSRSDWKLILFGMTCAILAGLGIPAQAILFAKLLSAIGFPSSRYGEMQDQVNLYSGLYVALAAAAFVFWLTVGISLAWATQKLSQRLREICFKSIIVQDMAFFDEPGNTPGALSSVLSKSITDLSGMGGPVIGGLLTFISTILGGIVLSIAIGWKLALVCTATIPIVVACGWLRLMVLTAFDTKIRQSGTDAAAFAGELVRSVRTVASLGLEEYALARYDGFLASHASKSLRSILTASSLYAASQSIVYLCAALAFWYGGILIADREYSTFQVYICFVSLISGAQIAGSIFTFAPDASKAMHASQELQYIMELKATINKNPFQEQPRRNVLAENEKGKQTLQQDTACRIEFERVSFTYPSRPNSSALYEFSVTVKPGQTLALVGQSGSGKTTCISLLERFYEPDHGRILVDGQDIKSTDVDAYRQAISLVSQETIIFSGTIRENIAIGLAGEEASDADILEACGQANILEFVDSLPDGLSTLVGTGGSMLSGGQKQRIAIARAFLRKPRILLLDEATSALDTESESVVQAAMDAIRKDRTTVMVAHRLSTVRSADIICVLADGGLVEMGSHEELMERKGKYFEMVAMQNLH from the exons ATGGCTGCGTCTCAGGAACACCGCTCCAATGAGCGCGAAAGAGCAGTCCTTGATCGCCAATTGAATGGACTTCCAAttgaggacaaggagaagtcGAAAAGAAATGTATTGGCATATGCAACAGCTTCAGACAAGGTCATCTTGTCCGTTAGTTCGGTGTGCGCAGTCTTTGCTGGGGCATTAAATCCTCTTGTGCCT GTTATTTACGGCCTCTTGGTCGCCGTATTCAATGGCTTCGAAGCAGGCACCGTCAGCGGCCAGGAGCTGCGCTCCAAAATTTCCACCTTCAGTTTGTACTATGTCTATCTCAGCATCGgtctcttcgtcttcacGTACATTGCGACGGTGGGATACTACTATTCCGGGGAGCGCATAACTCGGGCCTTACGAACAGCATACCTATCGGCTATTTTGCGACAAAACATCGCCTTTTTCGATCTCCTTGGTCCGGGCGAGGTGACTAACCGAATTATGTCAGATATGGGAACAGTTCAAGAAGCCGTCACAAGCAAGCTTTCCGTTCTGTTGAGCGCGGTTGCGACCTTTTGCGCTGCTTTTATCGTTGCATTCGTCATGTATTGGAAGACTGCGTTAATCATGAGTCCCTTCTTCGTGGCTATGCTCGCGAGTGCTAGTATTGGTGGTGCCTACGCTGTCAAGTATCACAAAGGCGCGATGGAATTATATAGCCAGGCTTCGAGTATTGCTGAAGAGGGCATCAGCGCTATACGACAGGTGACAGCGTTTGGAATACAGCGTGTTTTATTGGAGCGGTACATGTCTGTGTTGAGACAAGCTGAGAAAACGGATAATAAGGCGGAAACCACTGTGGCAGCTTTGATTGCGTGGATGAATACCATGCCTTGTCTGTTATATGCGCTTTCTTTCTGGGCCGGCTCTAAATATCTGATCAAAGATGAGATATCGGTTGCAGGCATCACCGCGACGACGCTAGCCGTCACGATTGGGTCTTTTGCCATTATTCGAATTGCTCCATCTGTTCAGTCATTGACTTCGGGGGTTGCTATTGCGGGAGCCGTTCTGAAGTCCATTGCGAGGAAGtctcctcaagatccacTAGGCGAAGATGGTGACAAGCCTGAAAAGGTTGTGGGAGACATTCATTtcaacaatgtcaacttGGTGTATCCATCGCGAGATGATGTCAAGATCTTGAATGATTTAACTTTGGCCTGTCCTGCTatgaagaagacggcaatCGTTGGCTCGTCGGGAGGCGGAAAGAGCAGTGTGTTAGGGCTGATAGAGCGTTTCTATGAACCAACGGCCGGCTCAGTCT CTCTTGATGGACGCGACGTCCAATCGCTGAATCTTCGCTGGTTACGTCGACAAATCGCCCTGGTTGATCAAAACCCCGTGCTGTTCAATGCTAGCAttttcgacaacatcaaataCGGCTGCTCTGAGATACTTTCCCAGCTCTCTGAAGATGAGATCCGCCAGCGAGTTATCGGCGCCGCCACAGAAGCATATGCCCACGACTTCATCTCGTCGCTACCAGACGGCTACGACACCCAGGTCGGCGAAAAGGGTCTCCAGCTTTCAGGGggccaaaggcaaagggtCGCCATTGCGCGAGCCTTGATAAAAGATCCCAAGATTCTCCTCCTCGATGAAGCAACGTCCGCCTTGGATTCTAAATCCGAGGCTGCAGTGCAGGTAGCGCTAGATGCTGCCTCTCAGCACCGTACAACCATCATAGTTGCGCACCGACTATCAACTATTCGAAATGCTGATAATATTATTGTGCTTGCAGAAGGGAGAGTTGTGGAACAAGGAAAGCACGAAGAGCTCATTGCTCAGGACGGACTGTATGCCGCCTTGGTTGACAAGCAGCAGGTCGAAGATGCTACAGTCACAGCCAGTGATGCGTCGGATCACTTGTCTATTGAAGAAATTAAGGAAAGTGCCATGATTGACACTCCAGGTGAGCATGATGAAAaggctggtctggctggcaaCCGGGTCTATGGCTCGACGCCCCGTGAAGCCGCAAGAGCAACAAGAAAAGATGCCCGTCGTCCACCTAGCGCCAAACAAACACTCGCGTTTATTGCTCGGGTGAGCCGGAGTGATTGGAAGCTTATACTATTTGGGATGACATGTGCCATTTTGGCAGGTTTAGGTATTCCAGC ACAAGCCATTTTATTTGCGAAACTTTTGTCGGCAATTGGattcccttcttctcgataCGGCGAGATGCAAGACCAAGTCAATCTCTACTCCGGACTATATGTTGctcttgccgccgccgctttCGTGTTCTGGTTGACAGTCGGGATATCATTAGCATGGGCTACACAGAAGCTATCGCAACGACTCCGTGAAATATGCTTCAAATCCATCATAGTGCAAGACATGGCCTTCTTCGATGAACCGGGAAATACGCCTGGAGCCCTTTCGAGCGTTCTATCAAAGAGCATCACCGACCTCTCTGGGATGGGAGGACCCGTTATTGGCGGACTGCTGACATTCATCTCAACAATCCTGGGTGGAATAGTGCTATCCATAGCCATCGGATGGAAACTAGCACTTGTTTGCACGGCCACGATACCAATCGTGGTAGCTTGTGGATGGTTACGCCTGATGGTTCTCACAGCATTCGATACCAAAATCCGGCAGAGCGGCACGGATGCGGCTGCTTTTGCGGGAGAACTAGTTCGCTCAGTACGAACGGTTGCATCTCTAGGACTTGAAGAGTACGCTTTGGCACGATATGACGGATTCCTCGCCAGTCATGCATCCAAGTCTCTTCGATCTATTCTCACAGCTTCCAGTCTGTACGCTGCATCACAGTCTATTGTGTATCTGTGCGCAGCTCTGGCATTCTGGTATGGTGGTATTCTCATTGCTGACCGTGAATATTCTACCTTTCAAGTGTACATCTGTTTTGTAAGTCTCATTTCAGGGGCTCAGATTGCAGGTTCCATTTTTACGTTTGCACCTGATGCAAGTAAAGCGATGCATGCGAGTCAAGAGCTCCAGTACATCATGGAACTGAAGGCTACTATCAACAAGAATCCATTTCAAGAACAGCCACGCCGGAATGTACTTGCAGAAAATGAAAAGGGTAAGCAAACTTTGCAGCAAGATACTGCTTGTCGAATTGAGTTTGAGCGAGTATCCTTTACGTATCCCTCGCGGCCAAACAGCTCTGCATTGTATGAGTTCAGTGTTACAGTCAAACCGGGTCAGACGCTCGCTCTCGTAGGACAAAGCGGCAGCGGTAAAACGACGTGCATTTCATTACTAGAGCGCTTCTATGAACCTGACCATGGACGAATCCTTGTTGACGGGCAAGATATCAAGAGTACGGACGTTGATGCGTATCGACAAGCTATCTCGCTCGTTAGCCAGGAAACAATCATCTTTTCGGGAACAATACGAGAGAATATTGCGATTGGTCTGGCTGGAGAGGAAGCCAGCGACGCTGATATTTTAGAAGCTTGTGGACAAGCCAATATCCTCGAGTTTGTTGACTCTCTTCC GGACGGGTTATCAACATTAGTAGGCACGGGAGGCAGCATGCTCAGTGGTGGTCAGAAACAACGCATAGCCATTGCACGCGCTTTCCTGCGCAAGCCGAGAATTTTGTTACTTGACGAGGCGACGTCTGCGCTGGACACGGAATCAGAGTCAGTCGTGCAGGCAGCCATGGATGCTATTCGTAAAGATAGAACGACAGTCATGGTGGCACATAGATTGAGCACAGTGAGGAGCGCGGATATTATTTGTGTACTCGCTGATGGGGGGTTGGTGGAAATGGGGAGTCATgaggagttgatggagaggaagggCAAGTATTTCGAGATGGTTGCTATGCAGAACTTGCATTAG
- a CDS encoding GS1-like protein (similar to Metarhizium acridum CQMa 102 XP_007808636.1) encodes MDGLLIDSEDMITISINNLLTKYGRPILTQSVRAQLMGVPDSSNSDLFHNWAKLPISREQFARESAEQMGSNFQNCRPLPGAESLLLSLGRARSASGETIKLALASSTPSHYYELKTSRSETKQLLDTFEHDRRILGDDPRVGEGRGKPAPDIYLVALQALNSAAGPGEKTISPNECLVFEDSVAGVEAARRAGMRVIWVPHPCVAVEYQEQWKQKDIMAGRSGMFELGDESQLGDVDDGWAERIFSLEEFNYEAYGLNVL; translated from the coding sequence ATGGACGGACTGCTCATAGATTCCGAGGACATGATCACAATATCCATAAACAACCTACTCACAAAGTACGGGCGGCCAATACTTACGCAGTCTGTTCGAGCTCAACTCATGGGAGTTCCAGACTCTTCCAACAGTGACTTGTTCCACAACTGGGCCAAGCTGCCCATCTCCAGGGAGCAATTTGCCCGCGAGTCAGCCGAACAAATGGGATCAAATTTTCAGAATTGTAGGCCGCTGCCCGGAGCCGAAAGTCTACTCTTAAGCCTTGGCCGTGCGAGGAGCGCTTCCGGAGAAACCATTAAGCTAGCCTTGGCGTCAAGCACACCGAGTCACTACTACGAGCTGAAAACTTCAAGATCAGAAACCAAACAGCTTCTTGACACATTTGAACATGACAGACGCATTCTCGGCGATGACCCGCGAGTTGGGGAAGGCCGTGGGAAGCCAGCGCCAGATATATACCTGGTTGCTCTGCAGGCTCTGAACTCGGCAGCAGGCCCCGGAGAGAAGACTATTTCGCCCAACGAGTGTTTGGTCTTTGAAGATAGCGTGGCTGGAGTAGAGGCCGCAAGACGTGCCGGGATGAGAGTGATTTGGGTGCCGCATCCATGTGTTGCGGTCGAGTATCAAGAACAATGGAAGCAGAAGGACATCATGGCTGGGAGGAGTGGTATGTTCGAGCTAGGTGATGAATCGCAGCTgggagatgttgacgatggctggGCGGAAAGAATATTTAGCTTGGAAGAGTTCAACTATGAGGCTTACGGCCTTAATGTGTTATGA
- a CDS encoding ADP-ribose pyrophosphatase (similar to Metarhizium robertsii ARSEF 23 XP_007826490.2), giving the protein MSAANAKIISTSPLSDGEARWIKLIKINYQDAKGTPRTWESAERRTRPANTDIDGVGIVAILDKPTGKEIILQKQYRPPIGMVTIEVPAGLVDAGESAEQAAVRELREETGYVGVPTESSPVMYNDPGFCNTNLRMVHMSVDMSLPENQNPTPQLEDDEFIEVFTVKLVDLWDECKKLEAEGCAIDARVGTLAEGVLLAKKLAL; this is encoded by the exons ATGTCTGCCGCAAATGCCAAAATCATATCCACTAGCCCTCTG TCCGATGGCGAGGCGAGATGGATCAAACTCATCAA AATCAACTACCAAGACGCAAAAGGCACCCCCCGAACCTGGGAGTCTGCCGAGCGACGCACCCGCCCTGCCAACACTGACATCGATGGCGTCGGCATAgtcgccatcctcgacaaACCCACCGGCAAGGAGATCATCCTCCAGAAGCAGTACCGCCCGCCCATCGGCATGGTGACCATCGAAGTACCCGCCGGTCTTGTCGATGCAGGCGAATCGGCGGAACAAGCTGCCGTCCGTGAACTTCGCGAGGAGACTGGCTATGTTGGTGTGCCTACCGAAAGCTCACCCGTCATGTACAACGACCCTGGGTTTTGCAACACCAATTTGCGCATGGTTCACATGTCTGTTGATATGAGCCTGCCTGAGAACCAGAATCCTACGCCGCAgttggaagatgatgagtTTATTGAGGTGTTTACcgtcaagttggttgactTGTGGGACGAGTGTAAGAAGTTGGAGGCTGAGGGATGTGCGATTGATGCGCGGGTTGGTACCTTGGCTGAGGGGGTGTTGCTGGCGAAGAAGTTGGCACTGTGA
- a CDS encoding NUDIX family hydrolase (similar to Metarhizium acridum CQMa 102 XP_007810713.1), with protein sequence MKTIPGFENVAVTLPDGLTLEELWAHPPFKAWVEGLNKSMHLQSVEAHPFHGNPFHLRSITVQAVDRFNGGRIGFLKMSSKIPDSDGEVTLPGSTFVRGASVAMLMMLIPDDVGPDSDERYVVFTVQPRASATSLSFIEIPAGMMEESGDFKGTAAREIKEELGMVVHEDELACLTDLMGNDAAQLEAAQMGATQQGALDEHLPEAVFPSPGACDEYIKIYSCERRIPRETLAEWNGKYTGLREEGELITLKIVPMKDALKVGRRDAKTVAALAFWNSLKGENKV encoded by the exons ATGAAGACGATCCCCGGCTTCGAGAACGTGGCCGTCACCCTCCCTGATGGCTTGACCTTGGAGGAACTGTGGGCTCACCCGCCATTCAAG GCATGGGTCGAGGGGCTAAACAAATCAATGCACCTGCAATCCGTCGAAGCGCACCCCTTCCATGGAAATCCCTTCCATCTCCGCTCCATCACCGTCCAGGCCGTCGACCGCTTCAACGGAGGCCGCATCGGTTTTCTGAAAATGTCCTCCAAAATACCCGACTCTGATGGCGAAGTAACTCTCCCGGGTAGCACATTCGTCCGCGGGGCCAGcgtcgccatgttgatgatgctcATCCCAGACGACGTGGGACCAGACTCTGATGAGCGGTATGTTGTGTTTACAGTGCAGCCGCGTGCGTCAGCTACGAGTTTGAGCTTTATAGAGATACCGGCCGGCATGATGGAGGAATCGGGAGATTTCAAGGGCACGGCGGCCAGGGAAATTAAGGAGGAGCTTGGAATGGTGGTTCATGAAGATGAATTGGCGTGCTTGACTGACCTGATGGGCAACGATGCTGCTCAGCTAGAGGCCGCTCAGATGGGGGCTACTCAGCAGGGGGCTCTCGATGAGCATCTTCCGGAAGCCGTATTCCCAAGTCCTGGGGCCTGTGACGAGTACATCAAGATTTACAGTTGTGAAAGAAGGATCCCGAGGGAGACGTTGGCCGAGTGGAACGGCAAGTACACTGGATTGAGAGAGGAAGGCGAATTGATTACCCTCAAGATCGTTCCTATGAAGGATGCCTTGAAAGTTGGCCGCAGAGATGCAAAGACTGTGGCAGCTTTGGCCTTCTGGAACTCACTGAAGGGAGAAAATAAAGTGTAA